A window from Aminivibrio sp. encodes these proteins:
- a CDS encoding type III PLP-dependent enzyme yields the protein MENEFQFDLERYISRERFDRIKKFAEDKETPFLVIDLAKVEQKYDELISTLPFAKIYYAVKANPNASVIRMLVSKGSCFDIASVYELDHILALGATPDKISYGNTIKKAKDIAYAYSKGVRLFATDSESDLEKIAKNAPDSKVFFRILTDGSGADWPLSRKFGAHPDTIYRLILQAQKLGLMPYGISFHVGSQQRDIGQWDHAISTCKYLFDSAKAKGIDLKMVNLGGGFPANYISPTKETSVYGAEIIRFLTEDFGETLPEILLEPGRFMAGDAGILVTEVVLISRKSEANQYSWVYLDAGKFGGLIETLDESIKYPIYSEKTGPIQETILAGPTCDSMDILYENEKYVLPASLKEGDRLYFFTTGAYTQSYSSVCFNGFPPLRAYVLED from the coding sequence GTGGAAAACGAGTTCCAGTTCGACCTTGAAAGGTATATTTCCAGGGAACGATTCGACCGCATCAAAAAGTTTGCTGAAGATAAGGAAACACCCTTTCTTGTAATTGACCTTGCAAAGGTCGAACAGAAATACGATGAACTGATCAGCACCCTGCCCTTTGCTAAGATTTACTACGCCGTGAAGGCGAACCCCAACGCTTCCGTCATTCGGATGCTCGTGTCCAAGGGAAGCTGTTTCGACATAGCGTCGGTCTACGAACTGGATCATATCCTCGCCCTCGGGGCCACCCCGGACAAGATCAGCTACGGCAACACTATAAAAAAGGCGAAGGATATCGCCTACGCCTATTCAAAGGGAGTGCGACTCTTCGCCACCGATTCGGAAAGCGATCTGGAAAAGATCGCGAAGAACGCTCCCGACTCGAAAGTTTTCTTCAGGATCCTCACCGACGGAAGCGGAGCCGACTGGCCCCTCTCCAGAAAGTTCGGCGCCCACCCCGATACCATTTACCGGCTCATCCTTCAGGCTCAAAAACTCGGCCTGATGCCCTACGGGATCTCCTTCCACGTTGGCTCCCAGCAGAGGGACATCGGGCAATGGGATCATGCCATCTCCACCTGCAAGTATCTCTTCGATTCCGCGAAGGCAAAGGGAATCGATCTGAAAATGGTGAACCTCGGCGGCGGATTCCCGGCGAACTACATTTCTCCCACGAAGGAGACCTCCGTTTACGGAGCGGAGATCATCCGGTTCCTCACTGAGGACTTCGGAGAAACCCTCCCTGAGATCCTTCTCGAGCCGGGGCGGTTTATGGCAGGGGACGCCGGAATCCTCGTTACGGAGGTGGTGCTCATCTCCAGAAAGTCGGAGGCCAACCAGTACAGCTGGGTGTACCTTGACGCAGGAAAATTCGGAGGTCTCATCGAAACTCTCGACGAGTCCATCAAATACCCCATCTACTCGGAAAAGACAGGGCCCATCCAGGAAACGATCCTGGCAGGCCCCACATGCGACAGCATGGACATTCTGTATGAAAATGAAAAGTACGTCCTCCCCGCTTCTCTGAAGGAAGGAGACCGCCTGTACTTCTTCACCACCGGAGCCTATACGCAGAGCTACTCCTCGGTCTGCTTCAACGGTTTCCCCCCGCTCCGCGCCTACGTGCTTGAAGATTGA
- a CDS encoding ABC-F family ATP-binding cassette domain-containing protein — protein MIRISDIRIQTGERSLFQDLSWTILPGSRTGLVGNNGAGKTTLLRIMTGETTVDSGTVTVSKGLRVGYLPQDLVELPDVPVLSFLRSRTGLAAVEDELAVCTGRLSGLPSESPEHARELSRHDLLLKQFESLGGYAFDAMAGKILSGLGFSQGDKDRTTGSFSGGWKMRIHLAGLLLIRPDILLLDEPTNHLDTESMEWLEGWLSGFRGTIVAVSHDRRFLDKICTSIAELSFGKISLYRGNFSDYLDERERRLEELRRQERLQKEELARMEEFIERFRYKASKAASVQSRIKRLEKINLVEIKEDTKTVSFRLPPCVRSGLDVISMEKGEKKYGDQTVFSDASLTIKRGEKIALVGVNGAGKSTLSRILSGTEELTSGTVRTGHNVRIAFFSQQSSENLDYSKTVWETLSGRNPAWTAQDKRNLLGAFLFSGDDIFKSVSVLSGGEKSRLALLKLLMEEANCLVLDEPTNHLDMQTKDLFQRALLEYDGTLVIVSHDRYFLDNLATRVVEIASGKLIDYQGNYSYFIEKRKALTSAAEESRAEKNEKEDPEKDRKRLEAERRNLLYRKKRKVLEKLEPIEEKISLLEKQQSERDNLLSDPAFLSDSEKVQNLLIQRNNASKELDSLYELWESLMTEIETIEKTG, from the coding sequence GTGATCCGGATTTCGGATATTAGAATACAGACGGGAGAGCGATCCCTCTTCCAGGACCTTTCGTGGACCATTCTTCCGGGGTCCCGTACCGGTCTCGTGGGAAACAACGGAGCAGGGAAGACAACGCTGCTCCGGATCATGACAGGAGAGACGACTGTGGACTCCGGAACGGTCACGGTTTCAAAAGGCCTCAGGGTGGGTTATCTGCCCCAGGACCTGGTGGAACTGCCCGACGTGCCCGTTCTCTCTTTTTTGCGTTCCAGAACGGGCCTCGCGGCCGTGGAGGACGAGCTTGCAGTCTGCACCGGACGGCTGTCCGGACTACCCTCGGAATCCCCGGAACACGCACGGGAACTCAGTCGCCACGACCTTCTTCTGAAACAGTTCGAGTCCCTCGGCGGATATGCTTTTGACGCCATGGCGGGGAAGATCCTGTCAGGTCTCGGCTTTTCACAGGGCGACAAGGACAGGACCACCGGAAGCTTTTCGGGCGGTTGGAAAATGAGGATTCATCTTGCCGGGCTTCTTCTTATCCGCCCGGACATCCTGCTGCTGGACGAACCGACGAACCACCTTGACACGGAGAGCATGGAGTGGCTGGAAGGGTGGCTTTCGGGTTTTCGCGGGACGATCGTGGCCGTCTCCCATGACCGGAGGTTTCTCGACAAAATTTGCACATCAATCGCGGAACTCTCTTTCGGTAAGATATCCCTGTACCGGGGCAATTTCTCGGACTACTTGGACGAGAGGGAAAGGCGGCTTGAAGAACTCCGACGGCAGGAACGCCTCCAGAAGGAAGAACTGGCCCGCATGGAGGAATTCATCGAACGGTTCCGCTACAAGGCCTCAAAGGCGGCGTCAGTACAGAGCAGGATCAAGCGGCTCGAGAAAATAAACCTGGTTGAAATCAAGGAAGACACGAAAACGGTGTCCTTTCGCTTACCTCCCTGCGTTCGCAGCGGGCTCGACGTGATCTCCATGGAAAAGGGAGAAAAAAAATACGGGGATCAGACCGTTTTTTCCGACGCATCCCTGACAATCAAACGGGGAGAAAAAATTGCTCTGGTCGGAGTCAACGGAGCCGGTAAATCCACCCTCTCCAGGATCCTGAGCGGAACGGAGGAGCTCACTTCGGGAACGGTACGAACAGGACACAATGTTCGGATCGCTTTTTTCTCCCAGCAGTCGTCTGAGAACCTGGATTATTCCAAGACTGTGTGGGAAACCCTCTCGGGCCGTAATCCAGCATGGACGGCCCAGGACAAGCGCAATCTCCTCGGGGCTTTTCTTTTCAGCGGCGATGACATTTTCAAATCCGTTTCGGTGCTTTCGGGAGGAGAAAAATCCCGGCTTGCCCTGCTGAAGCTCCTGATGGAAGAGGCCAACTGCCTCGTTCTCGACGAACCTACGAACCACCTGGATATGCAGACCAAGGACCTTTTCCAAAGAGCCCTCCTGGAATACGACGGCACCCTGGTCATCGTATCCCATGACCGTTACTTTCTGGACAACCTGGCGACCAGGGTGGTGGAAATCGCCTCGGGGAAACTTATCGACTATCAGGGAAACTATTCCTATTTTATTGAAAAAAGGAAAGCCCTTACTTCAGCGGCAGAGGAGAGCCGGGCGGAGAAAAATGAGAAGGAAGATCCAGAAAAAGACCGGAAACGCCTCGAGGCGGAGAGACGAAACCTCCTGTACCGGAAGAAAAGAAAGGTCCTCGAAAAACTTGAGCCGATAGAAGAGAAAATTTCTCTCCTTGAAAAACAACAGTCGGAAAGGGACAACCTTCTCTCCGATCCGGCCTTTCTGTCCGATTCGGAAAAAGTCCAGAACCTGCTCATTCAGAGAAATAACGCTTCAAAGGAACTCGATTCTCTCTACGAACTATGGGAAAGCCTCATGACTGAAATCGAAACGATCGAAAAAACAGGGTAA
- a CDS encoding cold-shock protein: protein MSQGTVKWFNDSKGYGFITTDEGKDVFVHFSAIVGDGFKTLAEGQKVSFDVVDGEKGPQAANVHKA, encoded by the coding sequence ATGAGTCAGGGAACAGTGAAGTGGTTTAACGATAGCAAAGGGTATGGTTTCATTACAACGGACGAGGGCAAGGACGTTTTCGTTCATTTCAGCGCCATTGTTGGTGATGGGTTCAAGACCCTCGCCGAGGGGCAGAAGGTTTCTTTCGACGTCGTCGACGGCGAAAAGGGACCTCAGGCTGCGAACGTTCACAAAGCGTAA
- the arcC gene encoding carbamate kinase: MRVLVALGGNAILQRGQKGTAAEQRDNIQKTVDQIVRMIRAGHEVVVTHGNGPQVGAILIQNELGSTSVPAMPMDVCGAESQGLIGYMFCQSFRNTLALEGLSGHEPACVVTQVEVDPADPAFAHPTKPVGPFYTEEAAKKRMAETGEFWIDDAGRGWRRVVPSPDPKYIVEKDVINSLIEKGFTVIASGGGGIPVIRKADGTYQGVEAVIDKDLAGERLAAAVKADILMILTDVPRVAINYNTPNQKWLENLTVNEMETLEKEGHFKAGSMGPKVKAALRFVRNGGNRAVIASLEQALEAMEGSAGTQILKD; encoded by the coding sequence ATGAGAGTTTTGGTCGCCCTTGGAGGCAACGCCATTCTGCAGAGAGGCCAGAAGGGTACTGCAGCGGAACAGCGGGACAATATACAGAAAACAGTGGACCAGATCGTCAGGATGATCCGGGCGGGCCATGAAGTGGTGGTCACTCACGGCAACGGCCCCCAGGTCGGCGCAATCCTCATCCAGAATGAATTGGGCAGCACTTCGGTTCCTGCCATGCCCATGGATGTCTGCGGAGCGGAAAGCCAGGGGCTCATCGGATACATGTTCTGCCAGAGCTTCCGCAACACCCTTGCCCTAGAAGGCCTTTCCGGCCATGAGCCCGCATGTGTAGTGACCCAGGTTGAGGTCGATCCTGCAGATCCCGCCTTCGCCCACCCGACAAAGCCGGTAGGACCGTTCTACACGGAAGAGGCGGCGAAAAAACGCATGGCTGAAACCGGAGAATTCTGGATTGACGACGCGGGACGCGGATGGAGAAGGGTCGTCCCCTCCCCCGATCCCAAATACATCGTGGAAAAGGACGTCATCAATTCCCTGATCGAAAAGGGGTTCACCGTCATCGCTTCCGGAGGCGGCGGCATTCCCGTTATTCGCAAGGCCGACGGAACGTACCAGGGAGTGGAGGCGGTCATCGACAAGGACCTCGCCGGAGAGCGGCTCGCCGCAGCCGTGAAAGCCGACATCCTGATGATCCTCACCGATGTGCCCAGGGTTGCCATAAACTACAACACCCCGAACCAGAAGTGGCTGGAGAATCTTACGGTAAACGAAATGGAAACCCTTGAAAAAGAAGGGCATTTCAAGGCTGGATCCATGGGGCCGAAGGTAAAGGCAGCCCTTCGTTTTGTCCGCAACGGAGGAAACCGCGCCGTCATCGCGAGTCTCGAGCAGGCCCTCGAGGCAATGGAAGGGTCCGCCGGAACACAGATCCTCAAGGACTGA
- a CDS encoding MFS transporter: MAEQHSGEFRDGSGDGMKKALSYRWIVWGVMVFAFMVVFFHRFAAAVVKDDVTRDFSLSATSFGAMASMYFYAYMIMQIPVGFLADSLGARITVSLGMFLAGAGSVIFGFAPSLSWLFLGRFLVGIGVSTVFVSIMKIQSQWFRDREFATISGATTLVGNAGGIFSQGPLALLISVVSWRAGFVAIGLLTLAIAALCFRFIRNRPQDMGLPPVNEREIARANLPPDPFSVVSGLKNVLSVRGIFPTTLFYLFNQAGFFALISTWGIPWLVNAYGLSVQEASSYSVTLIFGIMAGGAITGWISDRLGRRKAPMLVSSVLHMVLWAVILLSKNGTPPLGWLKPVFFLLGITNTAFVLAWSVAKELTSEKYTGLAISILNAAGFLSIALCTSVMGWVIDLFAHLTPAGAYRMAFMLPLVSAVLSFLSVLFIPETGSVKNEGTLKKTS; the protein is encoded by the coding sequence ATGGCAGAGCAGCATTCCGGAGAATTCAGAGACGGAAGCGGGGATGGGATGAAGAAGGCCCTCTCCTATCGCTGGATTGTGTGGGGGGTTATGGTTTTTGCTTTCATGGTGGTCTTCTTTCACCGTTTCGCCGCGGCGGTGGTGAAGGACGATGTGACGAGAGACTTTTCCCTCAGCGCAACCTCTTTTGGCGCCATGGCCTCCATGTATTTCTACGCGTACATGATCATGCAGATACCGGTAGGGTTCCTCGCCGATTCACTCGGGGCAAGGATCACGGTCTCCCTCGGAATGTTTCTTGCCGGGGCAGGATCGGTCATCTTCGGATTCGCACCCTCCTTATCCTGGCTTTTCCTGGGGAGATTTCTCGTCGGTATTGGCGTATCCACCGTTTTTGTCTCCATCATGAAGATTCAGTCCCAGTGGTTCCGCGACAGGGAATTTGCCACTATTTCCGGAGCCACGACTCTGGTGGGCAATGCCGGGGGCATTTTCTCCCAAGGGCCGTTGGCTCTTCTCATCTCCGTGGTTTCCTGGAGAGCGGGTTTTGTGGCCATAGGTCTCCTCACGCTCGCAATTGCGGCGCTTTGTTTCCGGTTTATCCGGAACAGACCCCAGGATATGGGACTTCCTCCGGTAAACGAAAGGGAAATCGCCAGGGCAAACCTGCCGCCGGATCCCTTTTCCGTTGTTTCGGGACTGAAAAATGTCCTCTCGGTCAGAGGCATCTTTCCGACGACACTTTTTTACCTCTTCAACCAGGCCGGATTTTTTGCCCTTATCAGTACTTGGGGCATTCCGTGGCTGGTGAACGCCTACGGGCTTTCAGTCCAGGAAGCGTCCTCCTATAGTGTGACCCTCATCTTCGGGATAATGGCAGGGGGGGCCATCACCGGCTGGATATCCGACCGTCTGGGAAGAAGAAAAGCCCCCATGCTGGTCAGCTCGGTGCTCCACATGGTTTTGTGGGCGGTGATTCTCCTGTCGAAAAACGGAACGCCTCCTCTCGGGTGGTTAAAACCCGTTTTTTTCCTTCTCGGCATAACGAATACAGCCTTTGTCCTCGCATGGTCGGTGGCCAAGGAGCTTACCTCGGAAAAATACACCGGACTGGCCATTTCCATACTCAACGCTGCCGGCTTCCTTTCCATAGCGCTCTGCACTTCCGTGATGGGATGGGTTATTGATCTTTTTGCACACCTCACTCCGGCGGGAGCCTACAGAATGGCCTTCATGCTCCCTCTCGTTTCAGCCGTCCTCTCCTTTCTTTCTGTCCTCTTCATCCCCGAAACCGGATCGGTTAAAAATGAGGGGACGCTGAAAAAAACATCCTGA
- a CDS encoding DegT/DnrJ/EryC1/StrS aminotransferase family protein has protein sequence MAGTEIFGKEELAAVQDVIERKVIHRYGSHGVRNGIYRVEEFENRAVEITGARHALAVANGTAALIVALKGIGIRPGDEVITSPFAFIATVEAIVACNAVPVLGDIDETLSLDPASAERLITEKTRAIMPVHMFGAAADMERFTELGKKYGIPIIEDACEVVGGTYKGRMLGSLGTCGTWSFDPNKTLTVGEGGIVFTDSDEIHFRMDCYHDHGHVHSKEHDRGAEAKSGLGVNFRLSELQGALGLVALQKMDYALGLLRSTKKRILDAVSDTGIVPRPTHNGEGDTASHVIFMLPSAESAVTFRDAAISAGCGCSIIADNTWHFAKHWKALESMGEKDWFGTKTPSYAPATMAQSDGLLARAVMFGLNIIMDDSSVEKMIHAIRAGAGAAL, from the coding sequence ATGGCAGGAACGGAAATTTTCGGGAAAGAAGAACTGGCAGCAGTTCAGGATGTCATTGAACGAAAGGTGATCCACCGTTACGGATCTCACGGAGTACGAAACGGCATTTACAGGGTGGAGGAGTTTGAAAACAGGGCCGTGGAAATCACCGGAGCCCGCCATGCCCTGGCAGTAGCCAACGGAACGGCCGCCCTCATCGTCGCCCTGAAGGGAATCGGCATTCGGCCGGGGGATGAAGTCATCACGTCGCCCTTTGCCTTTATTGCCACAGTCGAGGCGATCGTGGCCTGCAACGCCGTTCCGGTACTCGGCGACATCGACGAAACACTGAGCCTCGACCCGGCCTCTGCGGAGAGGCTTATCACCGAAAAAACCCGGGCTATCATGCCGGTCCACATGTTCGGAGCCGCAGCGGACATGGAGAGGTTTACCGAGCTCGGGAAAAAGTACGGCATCCCGATTATCGAGGATGCCTGTGAAGTCGTCGGCGGCACCTACAAGGGAAGGATGCTCGGCAGCCTGGGAACATGCGGCACCTGGAGCTTCGATCCAAACAAGACTCTCACGGTGGGCGAAGGCGGAATTGTGTTCACGGACAGTGACGAAATCCATTTCAGAATGGACTGCTACCATGACCACGGGCATGTCCACAGCAAAGAGCACGACCGGGGCGCCGAGGCTAAGTCGGGGCTTGGAGTGAACTTTCGGCTCAGCGAACTGCAGGGAGCCCTCGGGCTTGTGGCGCTGCAGAAAATGGACTATGCTCTTGGGCTTCTCCGCTCCACAAAGAAGAGAATCCTTGATGCCGTTTCCGATACGGGAATTGTTCCCCGCCCTACCCATAACGGTGAGGGGGACACGGCGTCTCATGTGATTTTCATGCTGCCCTCCGCGGAGTCAGCCGTTACGTTCAGGGATGCCGCCATTTCAGCGGGGTGCGGGTGCTCCATCATCGCTGACAACACATGGCATTTCGCCAAACACTGGAAGGCCCTCGAATCAATGGGGGAGAAGGACTGGTTCGGGACAAAAACCCCATCCTATGCTCCTGCGACCATGGCCCAAAGCGACGGACTGCTGGCCCGGGCCGTCATGTTCGGCCTCAATATCATCATGGATGACTCTTCTGTGGAGAAAATGATCCACGCGATTCGAGCGGGGGCCGGGGCTGCTCTCTGA
- the kdsB gene encoding 3-deoxy-manno-octulosonate cytidylyltransferase — MKTLAVIPARFASTRLPGKPLLPVGGVPLVVRVLRRVKMCSSVDRIIVAADDDRIAEAVRNAGGECMLTPPELPSGGDRVAWVAGKIPSDLVLNVQVDDPLVGPDMIDSLTAAMDDPVVMLALLSKRIEREEEVLSPNIVKMVFDAGGRALYFSRSPIPYPRSGDPVYYKHIGPYCWRRDFLLKFSSWEQTPLEKTESLEMLRVLERGHSIACVPVERDTIEIDTPEDAEALERYLELHPDCGF, encoded by the coding sequence ATGAAAACCCTCGCCGTCATTCCCGCCAGATTTGCAAGCACTCGGCTCCCCGGGAAACCGCTTCTCCCGGTGGGGGGGGTTCCCCTTGTCGTCAGGGTACTGCGCCGGGTGAAAATGTGTTCCTCCGTGGACAGGATCATCGTCGCGGCAGACGATGACCGGATTGCGGAAGCAGTACGAAATGCCGGCGGAGAATGCATGCTCACGCCTCCGGAACTGCCGAGCGGAGGCGACAGGGTGGCATGGGTCGCAGGAAAAATACCTTCCGATCTCGTCCTCAATGTCCAGGTCGACGATCCCCTTGTAGGACCGGACATGATAGATTCCCTGACCGCAGCCATGGATGATCCTGTCGTCATGCTCGCCCTCCTGTCGAAGCGGATTGAACGGGAGGAAGAAGTTCTCTCACCGAACATTGTCAAAATGGTGTTCGATGCAGGCGGCAGGGCGCTCTACTTCAGCCGGTCCCCCATTCCCTACCCGAGAAGCGGAGACCCTGTATATTACAAGCATATCGGACCCTATTGCTGGCGAAGGGATTTCCTGCTCAAATTCTCCTCCTGGGAACAGACGCCCCTCGAGAAAACGGAAAGCCTGGAAATGCTCCGGGTCCTTGAAAGGGGACATTCCATCGCCTGCGTTCCCGTGGAGCGGGACACCATCGAAATTGACACCCCGGAGGACGCGGAAGCCCTGGAACGATACCTGGAACTCCACCCCGACTGCGGCTTTTAG
- the speE gene encoding polyamine aminopropyltransferase — protein MDTRPKRFNELWVTEEQSPDMKLSLRVSDVLLNVKSPYQDILLVDTGEYGRMMLLDGAIQITERDEFCYSEMMAHVALSSHPDPRRVLIVGGGDGGVLREVLRHKNVEKATLVDIDEVVINASKRFLPTISVALEDPRADVKPMDAMEYIKAAREEFDVVIVDSTDPVEFAVGLFESPFYRDIHNALKKDGMVVAQTESPFTDRNVVRDAFREMSSVFPVVRLYWGAMPTYPSGMWTYTVGSKSADPSVPLRPAPEGTRYYTSDIHRASFVLPPFVIDLLK, from the coding sequence ATGGATACCCGCCCGAAACGCTTTAACGAGCTCTGGGTCACGGAAGAACAGAGCCCGGACATGAAGCTGAGCCTTCGCGTCTCAGATGTGCTTCTGAACGTAAAAAGCCCCTACCAGGACATCCTGCTCGTGGACACCGGAGAATACGGACGGATGATGCTCCTCGACGGAGCAATCCAGATCACGGAACGGGATGAATTCTGCTATTCGGAGATGATGGCCCACGTGGCGCTCTCCTCGCACCCTGATCCGAGAAGAGTCCTCATCGTCGGCGGAGGAGACGGAGGCGTCCTGCGGGAAGTTCTTCGCCACAAAAACGTGGAAAAAGCCACCCTGGTGGATATTGACGAGGTAGTCATCAACGCTTCGAAACGGTTTCTCCCCACCATCAGCGTTGCCCTTGAAGACCCCAGGGCAGACGTAAAACCTATGGACGCCATGGAGTACATCAAGGCCGCCAGGGAAGAATTCGACGTCGTCATCGTGGACAGCACTGATCCCGTGGAATTTGCCGTCGGACTCTTCGAATCCCCCTTCTACCGCGATATCCACAACGCCCTGAAAAAGGACGGCATGGTCGTAGCCCAAACAGAATCGCCCTTCACGGACCGGAACGTCGTCCGGGACGCCTTCCGGGAAATGAGTTCCGTCTTCCCCGTCGTCAGGTTGTACTGGGGGGCTATGCCCACCTATCCCAGCGGCATGTGGACCTACACCGTGGGTTCCAAGTCCGCCGACCCGTCGGTGCCCCTTCGCCCCGCCCCTGAAGGAACCAGATATTACACGTCCGATATTCACAGGGCAAGTTTCGTTCTTCCCCCCTTTGTCATAGACTTGCTGAAATAA
- a CDS encoding MBL fold metallo-hydrolase: MKFVNIDLQVNKRGFRRFISSWLVRDEKEDRTYLVDTGPGSTWPLVRDAVERHGGGRVDAVLLTHVHLDHAGAATLAFREYGAPVSAAPKGIPHLLEPAALWRGSVETLGETAYLYGEPEPLPREALLADENLPAGFSAIETPGHASHHRSFILDEGDLGKTLFAGEAAGIFLEGEEPFPYLRPATPPRFFPEVTLESIERLIPLGCRRICYSHFGAGEGAKEMLSFARDQILFWRDIVVDLFRKGVSPDDEETIFQELLQRDPFLAAWRKMEPDIRDREREFIGNSIRGFAGAYGPK, from the coding sequence ATGAAATTTGTGAACATAGATCTCCAGGTGAACAAACGAGGGTTTCGGCGCTTTATTTCCTCCTGGCTGGTCAGGGATGAAAAAGAGGACAGGACCTATCTCGTAGATACGGGGCCGGGCAGTACCTGGCCTCTTGTCCGCGATGCGGTGGAACGGCACGGGGGAGGGCGGGTCGATGCCGTTCTTCTGACCCATGTGCATCTCGACCATGCCGGGGCGGCTACCCTCGCGTTTCGGGAATACGGCGCTCCTGTGTCCGCAGCTCCGAAGGGAATTCCCCACCTGCTCGAGCCTGCGGCGCTGTGGAGGGGGAGCGTCGAAACTCTTGGCGAAACCGCATACCTTTACGGAGAACCGGAACCCCTTCCCCGGGAAGCCCTTCTGGCGGATGAAAACCTCCCGGCCGGATTCTCGGCCATCGAGACCCCGGGACATGCATCCCATCACCGGTCTTTTATTCTTGACGAAGGTGACCTTGGGAAAACCCTTTTCGCCGGGGAAGCTGCGGGAATTTTCCTTGAAGGGGAGGAGCCTTTTCCTTATCTCCGTCCGGCCACGCCGCCCCGCTTCTTCCCGGAAGTGACCCTCGAATCCATTGAACGGCTGATTCCTCTTGGCTGCAGGAGGATCTGCTACTCCCACTTCGGAGCGGGGGAAGGGGCAAAGGAAATGCTTTCCTTTGCCCGGGACCAGATCCTTTTCTGGAGAGACATCGTGGTGGACCTGTTCAGAAAGGGCGTTTCACCTGATGATGAGGAGACGATTTTTCAGGAGCTTCTGCAGCGGGACCCCTTTCTTGCTGCCTGGAGGAAAATGGAACCCGACATCCGGGACAGGGAACGGGAGTTCATAGGGAACAGCATCAGGGGATTCGCCGGAGCTTACGGCCCGAAATGA
- a CDS encoding L,D-transpeptidase family protein: MLYEKRKFSLWSKLTGLVLLVIVGFITGYVGYTYYRDLTAPVREMPPVSPPTQEPEEPLVVPEPPEESRPLQAPEPQLSPPSLPDGVKSDQLWLHVVKSSYRMYLYRGRKVERLFDVAVGADEGQKQRVGDNRTPTGVFTVQQIQRSSSWTCDFGDGNGPTPGAYGPWFIRLKTPGWSGIGIHGTHDPNSIGTMITQGCIRMRNHELEELKKMVFVGMKVVISE, from the coding sequence ATGTTGTACGAAAAAAGAAAATTTTCTCTTTGGTCAAAGCTGACCGGCCTTGTCCTTCTGGTTATTGTCGGCTTTATCACGGGCTATGTGGGCTATACATACTACCGGGACCTGACGGCACCGGTCCGTGAAATGCCGCCCGTATCTCCCCCGACCCAGGAACCGGAAGAACCCCTGGTAGTGCCCGAACCACCTGAAGAGTCGAGACCGCTGCAAGCGCCGGAACCGCAGCTGTCCCCCCCATCCCTGCCGGATGGTGTGAAGAGCGACCAGCTCTGGCTTCATGTCGTCAAGAGTTCTTATCGTATGTACCTCTACAGGGGAAGGAAAGTGGAGCGACTCTTCGATGTGGCTGTCGGGGCCGACGAAGGGCAGAAGCAGCGCGTCGGGGACAACAGAACCCCCACCGGGGTCTTCACCGTCCAGCAGATTCAGAGGTCTTCCTCCTGGACCTGCGACTTCGGCGACGGGAACGGACCCACACCGGGAGCGTACGGTCCCTGGTTCATCCGCCTGAAAACCCCGGGGTGGTCGGGGATAGGTATTCATGGTACCCATGATCCGAACTCCATCGGCACCATGATAACCCAGGGGTGCATACGGATGAGGAACCACGAACTGGAAGAATTGAAGAAGATGGTTTTCGTCGGCATGAAAGTCGTCATTTCAGAATAG
- a CDS encoding LmeA family phospholipid-binding protein, whose protein sequence is MKITYPIRCALITTTALLLLFFVTPAKAGGETSGNLLLRQFVSEFTPERMTMIIDEEPDATGYIRDIYLDLTGCVVGGVRMDTLRVRAMGVQMNPPGEWDKKGLEAREILNIHAFARILEKDLNDNLLSKEFGEDDHWNNIQVDMRPDGIYARGNYLVTVLFRLNILIEIFSRFKIVEMQQVWLHDYTLKVNKVNVPRFITDQAVEQIQPILDLRKFVFPLKLHSIVYGEDSLTIASRVLPEAFQGIVYEYAAGNGTVEIK, encoded by the coding sequence ATGAAAATAACTTATCCGATACGGTGCGCTCTGATCACAACGACTGCTCTTCTGCTCCTTTTCTTCGTGACGCCGGCAAAGGCGGGCGGCGAAACTTCGGGAAACCTTCTTCTCAGGCAGTTCGTCTCGGAGTTCACCCCCGAGAGGATGACCATGATTATCGACGAGGAGCCGGACGCTACCGGCTACATCAGGGATATCTATCTTGACCTGACGGGATGCGTCGTCGGAGGAGTTCGCATGGATACGCTGCGGGTCAGGGCAATGGGAGTCCAGATGAACCCTCCCGGTGAGTGGGATAAAAAAGGACTCGAAGCCAGGGAAATCCTCAACATTCACGCCTTCGCCCGAATCCTGGAGAAGGATCTCAACGACAACCTTCTTTCGAAAGAATTCGGCGAGGACGACCACTGGAACAACATCCAGGTGGACATGCGCCCGGACGGTATCTACGCAAGGGGGAACTATCTCGTGACCGTTCTCTTCAGGCTGAACATCCTCATCGAAATCTTCAGCCGGTTCAAAATCGTGGAAATGCAGCAGGTATGGCTTCATGACTACACCCTCAAGGTGAACAAGGTGAACGTTCCCCGGTTCATAACGGACCAAGCCGTTGAACAGATCCAGCCCATTCTTGACCTGAGAAAATTCGTCTTCCCGTTGAAGCTCCACTCCATTGTGTACGGCGAGGACAGCCTGACGATCGCGAGCCGGGTACTTCCTGAAGCCTTTCAGGGAATAGTGTATGAGTACGCAGCAGGAAACGGAACGGTGGAAATAAAATAG